The genomic stretch TTCCGGACGCGGAATTTATCCCGGCATCGTCTACCGCCGCCGGCGCACTGGCGCTGCTGGACTCCGAAACAAACCACGACGCGGCAATTTGCTCACCACTGGTGGCGGAGGAGCGCGGCCTGAAAATCCTGCGCGAAGGCATCGAAGACCATGAGGGAGCAGTCACCCGATTTGTCTTGGTCTCCCGGCCCGGAGCGATCCCGGCGCCAACCGGCGTGGACAAGAGCACCGTCATCCTGCCATTGGCCGAAGACCGCCCCGGCGCACTGATGGAGATCTTGGAACAATTCGCCGTGCGTGGGGTGAACCTCAGTCGCATTGAGTCCCGCCCAACAGGCGCCGGACTGGGCAAGTACTTCTTCTCCGTGGACGTTGACGGACACCTGGCCCAGGAACGTGTCGCCGATGCCCTGGCCGGACTGCACCGAGTGTGCCCCGACCTACGATTCCTCGGGTCATATCCGGCCGCCGATGGCCTCTCGTCCAGCGTGGATGCGCACAATTCCGATTCGGCCTTCTCCGCGGCGCACGCGTGGGTCGCCGGCCTAAAAGGGCATCTAGAACACTAGATGCTCACCGCGGGATGGGGCACACCGATAACGTGGGTGCGCCTTATCCCAGCCGGATCTTCAATGATGCAGGTTTCACCGAGACCTTAAGTCCGTTGACCAAACCCGTGGCGTCGCCGTCGATCTGGGTATTCATGGGTTCATGGCAGCGAACAGCCAGCGACGCACTGGGGTAGAAACCCATCACAGGAATAGCCCCGCGAGACCGGAAAGCGGTCTTGAGGATGATCCAACCCCACCCGGCAGCGCTTCGCGGGCTGAGCACGACCACGTCCAAGACGCCGTCGTCGATCTTGGCGTCGGGTACCAAATCCAGACCCTGCAATTTGCCACAATTGGCGAACAACACCGAGCGCACACTACGAGTTTGCTCGGCGCCCCCGTCAAGCGAAATGGAGATCTTCTTGCGCTTGCCCGGCATATGCCGAACGCCAGCCTCGGAATACGCCAGCCAGCCAACGCGCGCCTTGAGATCCTCATTGGTGTCATCCATGATGTCCGCATCGGTGCCCATGCCGGCAATGACCAAGAACGCATGTTCACTGGTGTGACCATCAACGTGGTCCAAGGTGATCGAGCCGGTGTCAATGGTGCGTACGGGTCCGCGGATGGCGCCGAACGCGGCGGTTCCCATGTCGTCGAGCGGAACATCCACGTTGCGCGCCAACAGGTTGCCGGTGCCCAAGGGAATCAGTCCGAGCGAAGCCTCGGTGTCGCGCAAGATCTCGGCCACCGCCCGCACCGTTCCATCGCCGCCAGCGGCAATGACCACGTCGCATCCTGCGTCAA from Paeniglutamicibacter sp. Y32M11 encodes the following:
- the pheA gene encoding prephenate dehydratase, with protein sequence MIYTYLGPAGTFTEAALLQVPGARDAQRVPAANVNAALELVRTGRADAAMVPIENSVEGGVSATLDAIATGEALQIRAEALVSITFVLAVRQEIDSLEQIRSISTHGHAWAQCRGWAEANIPDAEFIPASSTAAGALALLDSETNHDAAICSPLVAEERGLKILREGIEDHEGAVTRFVLVSRPGAIPAPTGVDKSTVILPLAEDRPGALMEILEQFAVRGVNLSRIESRPTGAGLGKYFFSVDVDGHLAQERVADALAGLHRVCPDLRFLGSYPAADGLSSSVDAHNSDSAFSAAHAWVAGLKGHLEH
- a CDS encoding diacylglycerol kinase family protein; this encodes MKRNRIIVLISASAAGAAATISWLSVRRLVDRNRPASIAPVVGIATSARKVALVLNPSKSGTDEAIAAVKHVCAEAGLAEPLVFETEVDDPGQGAARKALDAGCDVVIAAGGDGTVRAVAEILRDTEASLGLIPLGTGNLLARNVDVPLDDMGTAAFGAIRGPVRTIDTGSITLDHVDGHTSEHAFLVIAGMGTDADIMDDTNEDLKARVGWLAYSEAGVRHMPGKRKKISISLDGGAEQTRSVRSVLFANCGKLQGLDLVPDAKIDDGVLDVVVLSPRSAAGWGWIILKTAFRSRGAIPVMGFYPSASLAVRCHEPMNTQIDGDATGLVNGLKVSVKPASLKIRLG